From a single Methylacidiphilum kamchatkense Kam1 genomic region:
- the tyrS gene encoding tyrosine--tRNA ligase, translating to MHPLLKILTRGTEQVISEEELDKLLSSGKKLRIKFGVDPTSANLHLGHALSLLKLRQFQDLGHQVLLVIGDFTASIGDPSGRNTTRPLVPKEQILKNAQTYTEQAFKILDKERTEIFWNGSWFGRLSAEELLGLGRRVTVNQLLHRQDFHDRFTADQSIFLHELFYPLLQAWDSVMVKADIEIGGRDQLFNMLLGRDFQKEEGQNPQVVITLPILEGLDGSRKMSKSLGNDIGITEPPKEIFGKTMSISDSLMKRWFLVLFGEEVDPLANPMEEKKRLAEKIVTLFYGKEEAIKARTEFERVFSKKELPEEMPEFCFSQKQMPIVELLVAVGAVKSKSEARRLITQGGVSYQGKKVTDIHQSVEIQPDAVLRCGKRFFARIKPSS from the coding sequence ATGCACCCTCTTTTAAAGATATTGACTAGAGGTACCGAACAGGTCATTTCAGAAGAAGAGCTAGACAAGCTCCTTAGTAGCGGAAAAAAGTTGCGGATCAAGTTTGGCGTGGATCCAACCTCAGCCAATCTTCATCTTGGTCATGCCCTTTCCTTGTTGAAGCTCAGGCAATTTCAAGACTTAGGCCATCAAGTGCTTCTAGTGATTGGTGATTTTACTGCTTCGATTGGTGACCCAAGCGGAAGAAACACTACAAGGCCGCTGGTGCCCAAGGAACAGATCCTTAAGAATGCCCAAACCTATACTGAGCAGGCTTTCAAAATCCTTGATAAAGAGCGCACGGAAATTTTTTGGAACGGCAGCTGGTTTGGGCGCCTATCCGCCGAAGAACTGCTCGGCCTAGGAAGAAGAGTGACGGTCAATCAGCTTCTGCACAGGCAGGATTTTCATGACCGGTTCACTGCTGATCAATCCATCTTCCTTCATGAACTATTTTATCCGCTCTTGCAGGCTTGGGATTCGGTCATGGTGAAGGCTGATATTGAAATTGGTGGAAGGGATCAGCTCTTCAATATGTTGCTAGGAAGAGATTTTCAAAAGGAAGAAGGCCAGAATCCCCAAGTGGTGATAACTCTTCCTATTTTGGAGGGCTTGGATGGCTCAAGAAAAATGAGTAAGTCTTTAGGAAACGATATCGGGATTACGGAGCCTCCGAAGGAAATCTTTGGTAAAACCATGAGCATTTCAGACAGTCTAATGAAAAGATGGTTTCTGGTTCTTTTCGGAGAAGAAGTAGATCCCCTTGCTAATCCGATGGAAGAAAAGAAAAGGCTGGCAGAAAAAATTGTGACTCTTTTTTATGGGAAGGAAGAAGCCATCAAAGCCAGAACGGAATTTGAGCGAGTATTTTCCAAGAAAGAACTTCCCGAAGAGATGCCTGAGTTTTGCTTCTCTCAAAAACAGATGCCGATTGTAGAGCTATTAGTGGCTGTGGGAGCAGTAAAAAGCAAATCAGAAGCCAGAAGATTGATCACTCAGGGTGGAGTCTCTTATCAAGGCAAGAAGGTTACCGATATCCACCAGTCCGTTGAGATCCAACCAGATGCTGTTTTAAGATGCGGGAAAAGATTTTTTGCTAGAATCAAGCCCTCTAGCTAA
- a CDS encoding RNA-binding protein, translating to MKDRQLRSTYRKDSSRRYSRKNRYALRSEETKKVKTSFWKSLKEKISSYFGNLFGSHPTKSVALTKRTDKKEETKTEDRKVPEKSYTDAKALSKATVAKSKEQVATYQEWSPKATADQSTEPTETKTVAESLEEQKEEQTPPPTQSIEELVTSTKLYVGNLPYNLTDSDLFEIFAKVGPIKNVEIIRDRRTNRTKGFGFVEMADLDSARKAVTILNRIEVMGRRIIVTGAKSEKKDSTQG from the coding sequence ATGAAAGATCGTCAATTAAGAAGTACTTACAGAAAAGATTCTTCTCGAAGATATTCCAGAAAAAATCGGTATGCCTTACGTTCCGAAGAGACAAAAAAAGTCAAAACTTCTTTTTGGAAGAGTTTAAAAGAAAAGATTTCCTCCTATTTTGGAAATCTTTTTGGTTCGCACCCGACCAAATCTGTTGCTCTTACAAAACGAACGGATAAAAAGGAGGAGACAAAAACCGAAGATAGGAAAGTTCCAGAGAAGTCTTATACAGACGCAAAGGCACTAAGCAAAGCGACTGTGGCTAAATCTAAAGAGCAGGTAGCGACCTATCAGGAATGGTCACCGAAGGCTACCGCGGATCAAAGCACTGAGCCTACCGAAACAAAAACAGTTGCTGAGAGCCTAGAAGAACAAAAAGAAGAGCAGACTCCACCTCCTACACAGTCTATCGAAGAGCTGGTTACTTCCACCAAGCTCTACGTGGGGAATCTTCCTTATAATTTAACCGATAGCGATCTGTTTGAGATTTTTGCCAAAGTCGGACCAATAAAAAATGTGGAGATTATCCGAGATAGAAGGACGAATCGTACCAAAGGTTTTGGGTTTGTAGAAATGGCAGATCTTGATTCCGCTCGCAAAGCTGTGACTATTCTCAATAGAATAGAGGTTATGGGCAGGCGCATCATCGTCACTGGGGCAAAATCCGAAAAAAAAGATTCCACCCAGGGATAA
- a CDS encoding ApaG domain-containing protein, with the protein MEEFLKVNEIKVIIEHLEYERSKSHSSNYLYVCFYYISILNFSPKTVLLKGRKWIVTNDLGEKTVIEGMGIVGTYPRLKMGEKFRYSSHHFYSRPSVVEGSYFGIDSEGSLIVIPVPKFSLLIPEDIF; encoded by the coding sequence ATGGAAGAATTTTTAAAAGTCAATGAGATCAAAGTAATTATTGAACATCTCGAATATGAACGCTCCAAAAGCCATTCTTCCAATTATCTTTATGTCTGTTTTTATTATATTTCGATTCTGAATTTTAGTCCCAAAACAGTGCTCTTAAAAGGTAGAAAATGGATAGTGACCAACGACTTAGGTGAAAAAACGGTAATTGAAGGCATGGGGATTGTTGGGACTTATCCAAGGTTGAAGATGGGAGAAAAGTTCCGTTATTCAAGCCATCATTTCTATTCGAGACCTAGCGTCGTCGAAGGCTCTTATTTTGGCATTGATTCAGAAGGTTCTCTGATTGTGATCCCTGTCCCTAAGTTTTCTCTTTTGATTCCTGAAGATATTTTTTAG
- the thiD gene encoding bifunctional hydroxymethylpyrimidine kinase/phosphomethylpyrimidine kinase: protein MIGVLIIGGSDCSCGAGIQGDLKTVTNLGAYGTTIVTSVVAEHPGRVEALYPLPFSIIESQFHSILDFFPISAIKIGMLYKKELPEKIAELIQKFSIKAPIVIDPVLAAGNGDPLAEPGMEEELPKNLFPLATLVTPNIEEAEILSGFIIEGPEDLPIVAQDLAEQYNTSFMIKGGHLQGKTTLDVLHHNGKTYSFELPRIFSANPHGTGCSMASMIAVFLAQGLEVPNAVEKAKHTLYEKIKREIQIGPFYFLPPQ, encoded by the coding sequence ATGATTGGCGTACTTATTATTGGTGGATCAGATTGCAGTTGCGGAGCGGGCATACAAGGCGATTTAAAAACTGTTACTAACCTTGGAGCTTACGGAACAACCATTGTCACCAGCGTTGTTGCCGAGCATCCTGGCCGCGTTGAAGCCTTATATCCCCTCCCCTTTTCGATTATTGAATCTCAGTTTCATTCCATTCTAGACTTTTTTCCGATCTCAGCAATCAAAATTGGGATGCTTTATAAAAAAGAACTCCCAGAAAAAATTGCGGAATTAATCCAAAAATTTAGCATTAAAGCTCCCATAGTCATTGATCCGGTGCTAGCTGCCGGAAACGGAGATCCCCTTGCCGAACCTGGAATGGAAGAAGAACTGCCTAAAAACCTTTTTCCCTTAGCCACACTCGTCACTCCCAACATAGAAGAAGCCGAGATACTGAGCGGTTTTATAATTGAAGGTCCAGAAGACTTACCTATAGTAGCTCAAGATTTGGCTGAACAGTACAACACCTCCTTCATGATCAAAGGTGGGCATCTCCAAGGGAAAACGACACTCGATGTGCTCCACCACAATGGCAAAACCTACTCGTTTGAATTGCCGCGGATTTTTTCTGCCAATCCCCATGGAACGGGCTGTTCTATGGCTTCTATGATTGCTGTTTTTCTTGCCCAAGGCTTAGAAGTACCTAACGCGGTAGAAAAAGCCAAACACACCCTCTATGAAAAAATAAAAAGAGAAATCCAAATCGGTCCCTTTTATTTTTTGCCTCCACAATGA